In Toxotes jaculatrix isolate fToxJac2 chromosome 12, fToxJac2.pri, whole genome shotgun sequence, the following are encoded in one genomic region:
- the LOC121190765 gene encoding NEDD4 family-interacting protein 1-like isoform X2 — translation MTEPSARYQQLPSEEDPEESPQVAADAPPPYSSIAVDNAAYFDYKEDGVFPKPPSYNVATTLPSYDEAERTKAESTVPLVTGRDEDFVTRDDFEDADQLRIGNDGIFMLTFFMAFLFNWIGFLLSFCLTTSAAGRYGAISGFGLSLIKWILIVRFSTYFPGYFDGQYWLWWVFLVLGFLLFLRGFINYARIRKMADTFSTLPRTRVLFIY, via the exons ATGACCGAACCGAGCGCCAGATATCAGCAG CTGCCCAGTGAGGAGGACCCAGAAGAGAGTCCACAGGTAGCAGCTGATGCTCCACCCCCATACAGCAGCATCGCAGTGGACAATGCTG CCTACTTTGACTACAAGGAAGACGGGGTTTTCCCCAAGCCTCCATCATACAACGTAGCAACAACACTACCTTCCTACGATGAAGCAGAAAGAACCAAAGCAGAGTCTACTGTTCCCCTGGTAACCGGAAGA GATGAAGACTTTGTGACCAGAGATGACTTTGAAGATGCTGATCAGTTGAGGATAGGAAATGATGGCATCTTCATGCTCACTTTCTTCA TGGCATTCCTGTTCAACTGGATCGGTTTcttgctgtctttctgtctgaccACCTCCGCAGCGGGCCGCTACGGGGCCATCTCAGGCTTTGGCCTCTCCCTCATCAAATGGATCCTCATAGTCCGG TTCTCCACATACTTCCCGGGTTACTTTGATGGACAGTACTGGCTGTGGTGGGTGTTTCTGGTGTTGG GCTTTTTGCTCTTCCTCCGAGGGTTCATCAACTACGCCAGAATCCGCAAGATGGCTGACACCTTCTCTACCCTGCCCCGCACCCGAGTCCTCTTCATCTACTGA
- the LOC121190765 gene encoding NEDD4 family-interacting protein 1-like isoform X1: MTEPSARYQQLPSEEDPEESPQVAADAPPPYSSIAVDNAAYFDYKEDGVFPKPPSYNVATTLPSYDEAERTKAESTVPLVTGRQPHHRERLETFDDVIRSTLEDEDFVTRDDFEDADQLRIGNDGIFMLTFFMAFLFNWIGFLLSFCLTTSAAGRYGAISGFGLSLIKWILIVRFSTYFPGYFDGQYWLWWVFLVLGFLLFLRGFINYARIRKMADTFSTLPRTRVLFIY, encoded by the exons ATGACCGAACCGAGCGCCAGATATCAGCAG CTGCCCAGTGAGGAGGACCCAGAAGAGAGTCCACAGGTAGCAGCTGATGCTCCACCCCCATACAGCAGCATCGCAGTGGACAATGCTG CCTACTTTGACTACAAGGAAGACGGGGTTTTCCCCAAGCCTCCATCATACAACGTAGCAACAACACTACCTTCCTACGATGAAGCAGAAAGAACCAAAGCAGAGTCTACTGTTCCCCTGGTAACCGGAAGA CAGCCTCATCACAGGGAACGCCTGGAGACTTTTGACGATGTAATTCGCAGTACACTGGAG GATGAAGACTTTGTGACCAGAGATGACTTTGAAGATGCTGATCAGTTGAGGATAGGAAATGATGGCATCTTCATGCTCACTTTCTTCA TGGCATTCCTGTTCAACTGGATCGGTTTcttgctgtctttctgtctgaccACCTCCGCAGCGGGCCGCTACGGGGCCATCTCAGGCTTTGGCCTCTCCCTCATCAAATGGATCCTCATAGTCCGG TTCTCCACATACTTCCCGGGTTACTTTGATGGACAGTACTGGCTGTGGTGGGTGTTTCTGGTGTTGG GCTTTTTGCTCTTCCTCCGAGGGTTCATCAACTACGCCAGAATCCGCAAGATGGCTGACACCTTCTCTACCCTGCCCCGCACCCGAGTCCTCTTCATCTACTGA
- the endou2 gene encoding poly(U)-specific endoribonuclease-B, translating to MTESDRELSAMMQELWDNDINRLQPGKDYRISLQGKAGDTMAINDNNDGAGYPLFTFVDENIFKKETFLAFISLLDNYESDTGEPEIVTPEEVAENHKFLDSIIQTPTMKIAHKYLVEKHLSPEDETQFKEQLYRIWFELYARRGSSRPDSSGFEHVFVGETRGGRTVIGFHNWIQLYLQEKLGHIDYKGYSVTANSPQPDENKHILALQFSWKNGIKPKGSIFIGVSPEFEFALYTLCFLISPNERVKVQFSLYNVEIVCHHYNQKHIGTTYPVLLKYQNPE from the exons ATGactgagagtgacagagagcTGTCGGCCATGATGCAGGAGCTGTGGGACAACGATATCAACAGACTCCAACCTGGAAAAGACTATAGGATCTCTCTGCAG GGCAAAGCTGGGGACACCATGGCTATCAACGACAACAATGATGGAGCGGGATATCCTCTGTTTACATTTGTTGATgagaacattttcaaaaaggAGACGTTTTTAG cctTCATCTCCCTGTTGGATAACTATGAGAGTGACACTGGAGAGCCAGAAATCGTAACCCCTGAGGAGGTGGCAGAGAACCACAAGTTCCTGGACTCCATCATTCAGACTCCCACTATGAAG ataGCCCATAAATACCTGGTAGAGAAGCACCTCTCTCCTGAGGATGAGACACAATTCAAGGAGCAGCTGTACAGGATCTGGTTTGAACTTTATGCGAGGAGAGGATCCAGCAG GCCAGACTCCTCAGGATTTGAACACGTGTTTGTTGGAGAGACGAGAGGAGGACGGACTGTCATTGGCTTCCACAACTGGATCCAACTCTACCTACAAGAGAAACTGGGACACATCGATTACAAAGGCTACAGCGTCACTGCAAATTCACCCCAG CCTGACGAGAACAAACACATCCTGGCACTACAGTTTAGCTGGAAGAATGGCATAAAGCCCAAGGGCAGCATCTTCATCGGCGTCAGTCCCGAGTTCGAGTTCGCCCTCTACACCCTCTGTTTCCTCATCTCGCCCAATGAACGTGTCAAAGTCCAGTTCAGTTTATACAATGTGGAAATTGTTTGCCACCACTACAACCAAAAGCACATAGGAACCACTTACCCTGTGCTCCTCAAGTACCAGAACCCTGAGTAA
- the rnf14 gene encoding E3 ubiquitin-protein ligase RNF14 isoform X2, protein MSEDREAQEDELLALASIYDEEEFRRAESAQGGEIQLCLELPPDFKIVVKDYPSTSSPVFTLSSKWLTRAQMSSLCRRLDELWEENQGSEILFKWIQFLKEEALDFLGIQSPLDVIRGGNKAGGERRKTESAATALTPCESHSENAEEKKREVKKEKPEPQLFSSQLDPRAVLLMDPRADLLPQLLDFDEAQRQRVFDSKVFCCGICFVEKLGSSCLCFKECQHVYCKACMTEYFQIQIRDGNVQCLNCPEPKCTSLATPSQVKQLVDEELFARYDRLLLQSSLDLMADVVYCPRQYCGTAVMVEPDTTMGICSACQYAFCTLCKMGYHGVSHCKIPADELRNLRDDYLSATSEGKKFMEQRFGKRVIQKAVEESFSRDWLNENCKCCPRCGTNIQKVDGCNKMTCTSCRQYFCWLCLGLLSRVNPYSHFNNPHSPCYNQLFHGVDLDEEDAFWSDEED, encoded by the exons ATGTCTGAGGACAGGGAAGCCCAGGAGGATGAGCTGCTTGCTTTAGCAAGTATCTATGATGAGGAGGAGTTCCGCCGAGCGGAGTCGGCTCAGGGGGGAGAGATCCAGCTCTGTCTGGAGCTTCCTCCTGATTTCAAAATCGTTGTCAAAG ACTACCCATCCACATCCTCACCAGTCTTCACCCTCAGCTCTAAATGGTTGACGAGAGCGCAG ATGAGCTCTCTGTGCAGACGCCTGGATGAGCTGTGGGAGGAGAACCAAGGCAGTGAGATTCTCTTCAAATGGATCCAGTTCCTCAAAGAGGAGGCTCTGGACTTTCTGGGCATCCAGTCTCCTCTTGATGTCATCAGGGGAGGGAATAAGGCAGGTGGTGAGCGCAGGAAAACCGAATCTGCAGCAACAG CTCTGACGCCGTGTGAGAGTCATTCTGaaaatgcagaggagaagaaaagagaagtgaaGAAGGAAAAACCTGAACCGCAGTTGTTTTCTTCTCAACTGGACCCGCGGGCGGTCCTGTTGATGGACCCGCGTGCCGACCTCCTACCTCAGCTCCTGGACTTTGATGAGGCGCAGCGCCAGAGGGTGTTTGACAGCAAGGTTTTCTGCTGTGGGATCTGCTTTGTGGAGAAGCTGGGCTCCAGTTGCCTTTGCTTTAAGGAGTGCCAGCATGTCTACTGCAAGGCCTGCATGACTGAATACTTCCAGATCCAAATACGGGACGGCAACGTTCAGTGCCTTAATTGCCCTGAGCCCAAATGTACCTCCTTAGCCACACCGTCGCAG GTGAAGCAGCTGGTAGACGAGGAGCTGTTCGCCCGTTATGACCGTTTGCTGCTCCAGTCCAGTCTGGACCTCATGGCCGACGTGGTCTACTGTCCCCGCCAGTACTGTGGCACGGCTGTTATGGTGGAGCCAGACACAACCATGGGCATTTGTTCGGCCTGCCAGTATGCTTTTTGCACTCTGTGTAAGATGGGCTATCATGGTGTATCCCACTGTAAAATCCCTGCAG ATGAATTGCGTAACCTCAGAGATGACTACCTGTCAGCCACATCTGAGGGGAAAAAGTTCATGGAACAACGCTTTGGGAAGAGGGTGATCCAGAAAGCAGTGGAAGAGTCCTTTAGCAGAGACTGGCTCAATGAGAACTGCAAATGCTGCCCACGCTGTGGAACCAATATACAG aAAGTGGATGGCTGTAACAAGATGACCTGTACCTCGTGTAGACAATACTTCTGTTGGCTGTGCCTGGGCCTCCTCAGCAGAGTCAACCCGTACAGTCACTTTAACAACCCCCATTCACCCTGTTACAACCA ACTCTTCCATGGTGTAGATCTTGATGAAGAAGATGCCTTCTGGAGTGATGAGGAGGACTGA
- the rnf14 gene encoding E3 ubiquitin-protein ligase RNF14 isoform X1, protein MSEDREAQEDELLALASIYDEEEFRRAESAQGGEIQLCLELPPDFKIVVKGEKQTEYNVCFLPPLVLNFELPADYPSTSSPVFTLSSKWLTRAQMSSLCRRLDELWEENQGSEILFKWIQFLKEEALDFLGIQSPLDVIRGGNKAGGERRKTESAATALTPCESHSENAEEKKREVKKEKPEPQLFSSQLDPRAVLLMDPRADLLPQLLDFDEAQRQRVFDSKVFCCGICFVEKLGSSCLCFKECQHVYCKACMTEYFQIQIRDGNVQCLNCPEPKCTSLATPSQVKQLVDEELFARYDRLLLQSSLDLMADVVYCPRQYCGTAVMVEPDTTMGICSACQYAFCTLCKMGYHGVSHCKIPADELRNLRDDYLSATSEGKKFMEQRFGKRVIQKAVEESFSRDWLNENCKCCPRCGTNIQKVDGCNKMTCTSCRQYFCWLCLGLLSRVNPYSHFNNPHSPCYNQLFHGVDLDEEDAFWSDEED, encoded by the exons ATGTCTGAGGACAGGGAAGCCCAGGAGGATGAGCTGCTTGCTTTAGCAAGTATCTATGATGAGGAGGAGTTCCGCCGAGCGGAGTCGGCTCAGGGGGGAGAGATCCAGCTCTGTCTGGAGCTTCCTCCTGATTTCAAAATCGTTGTCAAAG gagagaagcaaacTGAATATAATGTCTGCTTCTTACCTCCTTTGGTGCTGAACTTTGAGCTTCCTGCAGACTACCCATCCACATCCTCACCAGTCTTCACCCTCAGCTCTAAATGGTTGACGAGAGCGCAG ATGAGCTCTCTGTGCAGACGCCTGGATGAGCTGTGGGAGGAGAACCAAGGCAGTGAGATTCTCTTCAAATGGATCCAGTTCCTCAAAGAGGAGGCTCTGGACTTTCTGGGCATCCAGTCTCCTCTTGATGTCATCAGGGGAGGGAATAAGGCAGGTGGTGAGCGCAGGAAAACCGAATCTGCAGCAACAG CTCTGACGCCGTGTGAGAGTCATTCTGaaaatgcagaggagaagaaaagagaagtgaaGAAGGAAAAACCTGAACCGCAGTTGTTTTCTTCTCAACTGGACCCGCGGGCGGTCCTGTTGATGGACCCGCGTGCCGACCTCCTACCTCAGCTCCTGGACTTTGATGAGGCGCAGCGCCAGAGGGTGTTTGACAGCAAGGTTTTCTGCTGTGGGATCTGCTTTGTGGAGAAGCTGGGCTCCAGTTGCCTTTGCTTTAAGGAGTGCCAGCATGTCTACTGCAAGGCCTGCATGACTGAATACTTCCAGATCCAAATACGGGACGGCAACGTTCAGTGCCTTAATTGCCCTGAGCCCAAATGTACCTCCTTAGCCACACCGTCGCAG GTGAAGCAGCTGGTAGACGAGGAGCTGTTCGCCCGTTATGACCGTTTGCTGCTCCAGTCCAGTCTGGACCTCATGGCCGACGTGGTCTACTGTCCCCGCCAGTACTGTGGCACGGCTGTTATGGTGGAGCCAGACACAACCATGGGCATTTGTTCGGCCTGCCAGTATGCTTTTTGCACTCTGTGTAAGATGGGCTATCATGGTGTATCCCACTGTAAAATCCCTGCAG ATGAATTGCGTAACCTCAGAGATGACTACCTGTCAGCCACATCTGAGGGGAAAAAGTTCATGGAACAACGCTTTGGGAAGAGGGTGATCCAGAAAGCAGTGGAAGAGTCCTTTAGCAGAGACTGGCTCAATGAGAACTGCAAATGCTGCCCACGCTGTGGAACCAATATACAG aAAGTGGATGGCTGTAACAAGATGACCTGTACCTCGTGTAGACAATACTTCTGTTGGCTGTGCCTGGGCCTCCTCAGCAGAGTCAACCCGTACAGTCACTTTAACAACCCCCATTCACCCTGTTACAACCA ACTCTTCCATGGTGTAGATCTTGATGAAGAAGATGCCTTCTGGAGTGATGAGGAGGACTGA